The Apodemus sylvaticus chromosome 4, mApoSyl1.1, whole genome shotgun sequence nucleotide sequence CCAGAAGAAAGTTGAGACAGAAAATAGAGTAGTGCTTGCCAAAGCCCATTGGAAGCTCACACTCATTATGATTAgtttcaatttatattcttttctttttataggttATGAGTATCTACAGGAGGTCATAATGACCCACCTTCAACACACCTACAGTagagtaaattcaaaaaattctaCAGCTTTTCCTCTCTTGCCTGGATTGCTTAGGCAAGACCTAAACTTGGAGGGGCAATTCATTTTAAAGCCCCGATACTCAGCTATAAGCCAGCAGCAGAGTAAGTCGTCTACCTTCCTTCAAGTGCCCTCCTAGTTGCCATTTcaattttgcataaaatatcaatGCATGTTGACATTGTTGCTTACGGGAAGGGCACTGCAGAAAACAAACCCAATACAATACGCCCCAGGTCTAGCCGGAGATCTTTATATTCTGACATCAAGTCTAAACTTGATATTTTTGGGAGAATATCCCATTTGTTCCAGACAGATAGTCACCATAAGCTGGAATTCCAAGATGCTatatgtatacaagtgtgtgGGCACAGAGCTTTCATCTCATTAGAATACAATTTCATGTTGTTTCATGATTAAAGCAGAGAATGACCTAAGAACTGCATTTAAATTATTGTAAGAGGCACAGAAAGGATATATGTATGGAACTGGACATAATCTGTGTCAGACTAAAGTAGAAGTAACCTTGGTGTCCAAGCTCAGACTCTAATCTCATTTTCAATTACActaaaagcatatttttgtgtgtcttctaTACCTGCAGTTGGATTTCAAATAGACTTAATACTTAAGTTCTGGGGCTTTTGAAATTGTCTTAaggacatttttttccaaaaatattttcttgttttattattttattattttccacattACTCCTAAGTATCCCCTTCATTGCTTtaaattcttgcttttctaaaaaaaagtcattgtgtgtatgtatgtgtatacatatgtgtgcctaAATACATGTCTATACAGATGCATACTTACACTAAAATTGATATATCCTATTCAGACTGTATCATATTACTTGTGTTTTTCCagtcttattattttgttttggacaAATAGTCAAAACTTTCTATATTGAGAAAGAccgtttaatttatattttgttatatgactcttttatttacttttaatacttttgttttaagTACCATATAAGTGTTCATTATGGTCTAGTTTTTGAAAAGATGTCTTTGAAGAGAAAAGTAAACTTTGATCTCAGCTTTGAACTTACACTACAGGAACCAGGGTCCCGAGTTTGACAAAACAGGCAGTCATGTATGCATTCCCATGAAGGAGGAATATTGCTGATGATAGAAATGTAACAATGGTCCTTCTAAAAGCTCATCAAGAAATCTAAGAATTGGAAGCGCTTCACTAtgacatttgaagaaaatataaaactgattGCTGTGAATAAAAATGAGGGTAGCTATGAAAATGGATATGACTTAGTGATACAACTGCCTGTACATAGTTCAGGGAACTTGCTCAATTGCATATCATTTATCTTATGATGCAGTGCAACATAATCTTGTGAGAATTCCCATGGGATCATGTCTTAGATACATCTCACAGATTAATAACAATGTAGAGTATAGGGAAGAAGAATATAAAGATGCTACAGGACGCCTAATCCATGACAACAGGGACATTATGCAATTgaaatttggttttttaaaaggcCATATTACAGGATTCCAGGTAATGATCTTATCTCCTCCTTAGAATCAACGGAAAtactgaagaagaaggaaagaacttatAGGACACGATGCTTCCCCAGGGCCTATGTGCCCCATGAGGACCAAGGGTACACTGTCCCAAAAGTTAAGAAGAAGGGAAAACTCTTTGGTAGAGAGTTGAATTGGATCTGTAAGGATGGAAAATGGCCCACCGAAATTCTGGTAGGACTCACATGATTCACTTTTGGCTTTCCTAAGGAAAAATCTGATAAAAAGACCAGTGTTGCCTGATCTTTCAGAGTTAACAGTAGGGTGGGATTTGTACAAGTAAAGATTGAGAGTCCAAACCAGTTTGCAGTCCTTCTTGCCCATGCCAGCCCTTTCACTGCACCTGTGCACGCCATTGGTCTGCTTCTCCTGAGCCAATAGTGCTGGGCACTGCATAAAGAGTGACtggtatttccctttctttctctcaggacATCCTGTCCGTCTTAAGAGAAAAGGGCCCTACAGCAGTAGGTATATTTAGTATAGCTCCTAGTGATGTATTGTGCAAAGGAGTGAAAGAAAAACTCGACTCTGGGCAAAAGGTGAATATAAGAAAACACTCGGTGCACCTGGCAAGCTGGATTCTAAAGGTAGGGATCGTCCTTGCATCACATAGCCTCTGGATTCCTCTGAGTCTACATGAGTAGTTTCCTTCATCATGCATTCCCTTGAGTGATAGTAGATACATAAGAGGGAAATCTGGTAAGCTAAAAGGTTCTTCTGCTATTCATCACATAAGGAGTAGGGACTCAAACAAATATCCAGTCAGAATGAGCAGTAAAGTTACTAAAgtatctttcctttgattttctcATGTGGCCATGTGGATGGTCACTTCATACTTGCATAGGAATGTCACCTGGTAGGCATGCCAATTCAGATGCATTTGACTGCCAGAGTTCTTCATTCTCTGTCTTGCACTACTGTTTTTCTGAGAAGCAGATTTCTCTTCCTCAGTATAGAGAATGTGACTCCTACATGTAACTCTTTGCTACACATATCAAGTAGGATGTCATAATCTGCTTGTCTATATCTCACAAAATATTGGTACAGAAATGCAGGGCCTCATGGCTGTGAAACAAGTATTCTTAATCAGTCTGCCATACCTTCACCACCATAAAatgatactttttatttgttatttaaattaaaattcaattacatcatttcactccttcctttcccttgctcTAAGTTTGTTTCCCCTTAGACTCCTACTTCTGCTAAAATACATGGCCCATTTTCATCTTCTGTtattattatatagataaaaGTGAGCCCACAAATATGTTCAAACAACCTAATAAGTCCATTATCATTGGTAGTATATGAACTATTTCTGAGGTAACTATGATTGGCTTACAAATTAGGGGCTTCCCTTTGAGAAATACAAATTTCCTCACTCTttgtaatatgtatgtgcatgtagttcTTTATCTAGAAGTTTGTTTTTACAAGATTTATTCATTCCCATTTAGAATTACTAACATTGATGACTTTTGTTCAGAAATTGTTTTGACAAGCATATTACATTGTTGAACTATCAAATGTGAAGCCTCTCCCACATTTCTAGGACTCCCAATGTCAAAGCAGATTTATTGATCTTCTGGTATATaatctttctgactcttttgacCAATGTTTGCAGCCCAGGGTTTAGGAGTTAGCGTGTACTATGTATGCAGTTTGGCTTGAAGCCacaggttattttgttttctgtaccttGAATAGCTGTGGTTTTTCATAATAGTTTCCATGCATTGCCAAGAGTACCTTTGCAAGCTACattatctgtaaaaattatcttaaatatttggaACAGACTATGGAAACATGCTTGTTTAGAGAAACTGTGATAGGACCTTCTCTAAGAGCCATGACCTCATATCTTCCCATGCTTCTAATAGTGGATATGATTTTCTGCACCTCAGAAATTAGATACTAACATAATATGGGTTTCTTTGTTATAGTTATCATCGTTGTATATTTCTGTCATGTAAAAATAGTATTTGGTCTGAGGTATTGATCTCTTAGGTATGCTAGTTCGCTTAGTTGTCCACTAGAGGACTTCGATCTAAAAAGAGATTTTTCAGCAATCCAAGCACATTTGAACATCAGCTCTTAGTTTTCCAGTTTTTATGAACAAATCTTACTGGCCCTACACATCAGTCAACATTCTACCTTGGGGAATGTCGGGGAGCTGTGAAGAAAGTTGGGACTATCCGAAATTTTAGAGTTGAATAAGTTTTCAGTAATCTCCATAATTTGTTTTCTGCAAAATATTTCTTCTCTCTATATAAGGAGTTTCTTCAAATGATTAAAGGCAGTCTATTGACCTCTCAGCTGTATGAGCACTGGCTTTCCATACCCGAAATGGTCAGCAATGAAGAAAAACTATCAACAGCAAAGAGGTAATGGCTGGCGAATTGTgtgaacaacatcaaccaaatagaagtaatatttgcttatacacattagagaatatatatcccaaaaatattcagtaaaaatgcTGCCAGCAAAAGGTTTCAATTGTTCACAAACACGGAATACATTTGCAAACAGAGGTGTGACTTAGGGAGTCACAGTGGACCATGCTTATGATTATCAGTTTTGTACTACACTTAAATTTGTCATTttggccccacccctaccctgattctggaaaaacatttaagcaatattttgaatatacattgttactttccttttatttatggaggtcatttcaaaagatataatgactttccccttttctatatttataaattgagtaaacttgtttttaacataactgtctctttgttcagGCTTTTAGAAGAACTCCCGCCACTGAATGCTGCATTCCTGAGACAGATGTTtagaattctaaataaaatagccagaaaTTCCTCGATAAACCACATGCCAGCATACAGTCTCTCTGCTGCAATAGCGCCATTTCTTTTATGCCTTCCTAGATATGGAAATAAAGTACTGGCTACTGATATTTCCAAAAAGGTAATTGGCCATTTACTTTAAGCCTAGCTTTGATAAGCCTTTACAATGTGACAGAAAGACAGTATTACCCTCAGAGTCTGAGTtactttgttgttgatgatgatgattttggctttggttttgcttcattttgtaaaataagtacatgtttgaatggctttcttttggagaggaagaatcattggtgcattttaagtaagtaaaatatgAATAGGTATTTGAGCTCAATGATGCAGTTTTTTTGTCAGTTGTGACTTAGAATATCCTTAGACGAATCCAGTGAGAATAAATgctgtgaaatgaaaaaaaaacaaaaaacaaaaaacaaaaaacaaaaaaaaaaaaccctgggtaCTGGGTTCACCAACCAAGAATGAATTCTGATGTAATCAGTGTAGAATTTGTAAAATGCTACTTGTTTTCATGATGgtttcctcaacaaaacaaaggtaATGCAATTTTGGATCATTTTTATCAGGTATGGTtattatgactcctgatttctgtaATTAAATATGGCCTTGACCTCTTGATGCTGGTTATCATTGGTTTAGAGAATTATAGAGTAAAGTATTCTATGGGACCTgcctttcaaatattataataaagtaccaGAATTTTTACAGTATTGGTATCAAATGGTTATTTTGATTCTCAGTATTTGAGCTTCTGATTCACTATTAATTGACCAACTGCCCTGGGACCTGAAAGGAATATATTATAGGACAGCCTAATTGAGAATAAGTATTCCTCATATTGCATAGGAACAAATAtcctaagaaaaaaaaagggttacaaagaaacaaacactgcAGATCCATAACTATCCAGTTTCTTCCATaggcattattttattaattcccaGCATAATAAACCTGAGGATCAAGCTGTTACCATGGCATTTGCACtgaaccatcagggaaatgtgaatgtTACCACATAGATGGGTTTGCCTGTCTCTTGCCTTTTAGTTAGCCCATGGGACCTTTGAGTAGAAAGTTCCCTCCTTAGCTGTGCTTTTCTTTAAGCATCCTTACAAATATGCACAGCCATGAATGTGTCCAAGACAAGCAAGGTTAATCAAGTGGACAATATGTATAACATTCTGGGCCTCACAGggtgaaaattggaaatcatcCTCTTATATGATATTGGACTGTGATGACCacacttgaatatctgatctcataatcatcttttaaatttctaagaAGAAGCCCGCCTCGATACTTCATTAAAGCTAATGTTATCTCAGTATTTTAAAGTACATACTTTTAGCCTCccaaattcttaaataaaatgtgatttgtaactatgcaaaatgacagagacccttTTTGTTTGCCCCTTTTTTGTCCCAGATTTCTCTCGTAACATTCCTCATAGATAATTCTCCGAAACTGTTCGGGCTAGATATTGTTGCACTATGGTATGAAACCTCGTTTTATCATGGACCCGGAGGAAATACCTCATGTGACCAGGTTAC carries:
- the LOC127683526 gene encoding rho GTPase-activating protein 20-like isoform X10 produces the protein MMRIPNNGDYQLWFHPGHAEAPRPLQGYEYLQEVIMTHLQHTYSRVNSKNSTAFPLLPGLLRQDLNLEGQFILKPRYSAISQQQKSTEILKKKERTYRTRCFPRAYVPHEDQGYTVPKVKKKGKLFGRELNWICKDGKWPTEILDILSVLREKGPTAVGIFSIAPSDVLCKGVKEKLDSGQKVNIRKHSVHLASWILKEFLQMIKGSLLTSQLYEHWLSIPEMVSNEEKLSTAKRLLEELPPLNAAFLRQMFRILNKIARNSSINHMPAYSLSAAIAPFLLCLPRYGNKVLATDISKKISLVTFLIDNSPKLFGLDIVALWYETSFYHGPGGNTSCDQVTTSNIITPNEPENGASSCPKGRTYTPEHDEPTISQVAPPLSEGTNESETQEDNMNATQQTTSQTPTAPPKNQVFRTCPRFICLDKMLPSILDFIRNIQGSLLYSDLYENWLSVLDEESLLGKISTIRSILLKMPQANYIVLKQLIRVLLKIKTSAKNTLDSFILSIRIAPHVLWDQTCVNSLFGSDIPKKISVIQIMIDNFADIFGEDDPIICDNSQKRSDDIKTTVNTAAGDNETTATYDFPQRKLPHD
- the LOC127683526 gene encoding rho GTPase-activating protein 20-like isoform X12, with product MMRIPNNGDYQLWFHPGHAEAPRPLQGYEYLQEVIMTHLQHTYSRVNSKNSTAFPLLPGLLRQDLNLEGQFILKPRYSAISQQQKSTEILKKKERTYRTRCFPRAYVPHEDQGYTVPKVKKKGKLFGRELNWICKDGKWPTEILDILSVLREKGPTAVGIFSIAPSDVLCKGVKEKLDSGQKVNIRKHSVHLASWILKEFLQMIKGSLLTSQLYEHWLSIPEMVSNEEKLSTAKRLLEELPPLNAAFLRQMFRILNKIARNSSINHMPAYSLSAAIAPFLLCLPRYGNKVLATDISKKISLVTFLIDNSPKLFGLDIVALWYETSFYHGPGGNTSCDQVTTSNIITPNEPEHGASSCPKGRTYTPDHDEPTISQVAPPLSEGTNESETQEDNMNATQQTTSQTPTAPPKNQVFRTCPRFICLDKMLPSILDMISVIAEKGPESEEVFQSISDRSHLVLRDKIYTEQHINWDQESVLTVAYLLKDFIRNIQGSLLYSDLYENWLSVLDEESLLGKISTIRSPTCVMGSDLCELIIWK
- the LOC127683526 gene encoding rho GTPase-activating protein 20-like isoform X13, encoding MMRIPNNGDYQLWFHPGHAEAPRPLQGYEYLQEVIMTHLQHTYSRVNSKNSTAFPLLPGLLRQDLNLEGQFILKPRYSAISQQQKSTEILKKKERTYRTRCFPRAYVPHEDQGYTVPKVKKKGKLFGRELNWICKDGKWPTEILDILSVLREKGPTAVGIFSIAPSDVLCKGVKEKLDSGQKVNIRKHSVHLASWILKEFLQMIKGSLLTSQLYEHWLSIPEMVSNEEKLSTAKRLLEELPPLNAAFLRQMFRILNKIARNSSINHMPAYSLSAAIAPFLLCLPRYGNKVLATDISKKISLVTFLIDNSPKLFGLDIVALWYETSFYHGPGGNTSCDQVTTSNIITPNEPEHGASSCPKGRTYTPDHDEPTISQVAPPLSEGTNESETQEDNMNATQQTTSQTPTAPPKNQVFRTCPRFICLDKMLPSILDMISVIAEKGPESEEVFQSISDRSHLVLRDKIYTEQHINWDQESVLTVAYLLKDFIRNIQGSLLYSDLYENWLSVLDEESLLGKISTI